CTGTGCTCACAAAAACATCACTTCTGTGTTAGTGTTCACTCTGAACGAGTTTGAATAAGTACTTAGGTGGGCTTGTCCTCAGGTCTTTCTCGATGTAACAGTCTGAAGGTTCTGAACTCGATCTGTTGGGTTTTTAATTATGCTACTTGAGACGATGGGAGAAAAGACAGTACGTTTGGTTTTGTCAATTGGCTAACCAATTGACAAAACAAGTGCTAAAAACATCACAGACTTTCGACTGCTCAGTCAGGAGTTTCATCTGAttgatgacatgttttttgtcctttcaaTGAATGGTTTGAATGGTTGGATCCTTCCAAATCTTCACAGAAGAACTTTTCTCCGAAACAGGTGATACCAGTGACACATTTCCAGTTTGGTACAGGTGAGCAAACTTGGGTTAATATTAAGCTTTATGATCTAAACTTACAAACAGCGTTTTAAAGCATTGACAAAAAGTCAATTTCCAAAAAACTAAATACTACTTTTGGAGACAAAACATTCGacctttttgactttttcttgattcaaaactttttttcccttaaacATTTTACACCTCTCACATATTTGGGGAACAATAAACATGACTAAAACTCAGCAGGTGAGTCTGAGCCTGTCAAAAGAGGATAAAGTTGGTAAAAAGGCGGCGGACAGCAGgctgatttcacacatttctcagCTCTACTCCTGCAGGGTGCTCTTGGATATGAAGCAAAGTCCCTCCTCCTTCAGTCGGGCCAGCGCCGGCCCGTAGACGTTTTTCGTCATCGGAACCACCAGTCCCTTTGTACTGATTTCacctgcagaaagaaaaacaataactCAAACTAACTCCTGTCTGCAGTATTTTAACTTCTGCTCGGTGATAAGAAAACTGAGAAACGAACTCGCTGCAGGACAAACTAACTTTAGCTTCCCTGACTGATGAGGCcaacttttaaatgtttaaatgtttaaatgatttttgtttctaAACTGTACCTGTTCagaactgctgctgtttttgtatcactgttttattttatttaacttcagAAACAATCTTCTTGACTGACCATTAAGCACCATTCGAGCAGCAATGGCTGCTGGGTATCCTACAGTCTTGGCCATGGCGGAGAAGCCGTTGGAGTCACCGTACACCACCAGGCTAATGTGTTTGGTCTCCAGCTCGCCAGTTGGATGGCGAAGCCCCACGTCGGTCCTCATGATGACCATGTCTCGCTCGCCCTTATCTGACCACGGGAGTGAAGCAATTAGTAGTTCATGTACTAGTATTACATTTAGTACTTGTGTTCTCGTGATTAGTGGTGATAAAACGGGCTCGAGTCTCACCAAAGGAGAGTTTGGCTTCCAGATGCTTCGCCAGAGCAGCCAACACGCTGTCGGCGTGAGGCACCGACTCGTCACTCAGCATTCCAAACCTGAGCacacagaaaaaccaaaaaacaagatttttccTCACAATAGAATAACCTTCACAAAGccattttaaaagctttaaaagaaaattactCTGCTGCAGCACCCTGGCAGCGCTGCGGCGGCCCACACATCCTTGGCTAAATCTAAAGAGATGAGCAGTtgctttttgtcactgttttgctggtgaattgaaaatgaacaacaagTCATTAAATTTGAGCTGTGAGCGCATTGGCATTTTACTCTTTCAACGGCACAGATGGAATGTTTCCAACAGTTCACTTTTACCGTCAGAGGAATTCACGTCTCAATGCCAGCGTGGCCCTCTTCCCTTCACCGCCAGCGGCAGCAGAACAATGTCAGCGTGGAGCCTTGGTCTGAAGAGACCTTTGAAAAAGTTGATTTAAATTGAAGTGTGCGCGCTACACCACTTCAGGCATCCTCATTAGGGGGGGACGTTAAAAAGTGTGCGGAAGAGGAGCAGCCTCGGCCTTGCTTCAACCCACAATCCAAAGAACCAACACTAACTTTGAAGAGCAGCAGACGTCAGCATCTGCCTTTGCTGTTTGCTCTCGACTTTGCTTACATTCTTTGACTGATATCCTTGTTTTCTTCTGCCAAAAGTTACACAAAGTGGATCCTGGATAAAATCACTTCAATTTAAGAAGGACCCAGAAAGCTACCAGCATAGGTTTTTTAAATCCCCTTCGTTACTTTGTAGGCAAGGGTGGCCTACAAACAGCAAGGCTTAACTCCATCTGTGACTGAAAACCTTGAATTTGGACTACAACAAGATGACCTCCAGAGTTTGTGCTGAGTCAGAGGACCCCGACGCTAATCGAACAAACAGCCCACCAGCCAATCCGGTGGAGTGTGAGCACCTGCATCACATACGACAAAGTGGGCAGCTCTCTGACTCTGTAGCAGCTGCTGCACAAAGTGCCTCCCATTGAGGCCCCCCTGGATGAGACCGAACACCACTGGAGCTGCTGTGGAGGGTCCCAAACCGGCCTCCCCTGACGTAGCACCAGGGCTGCGCGGAAAGCATCAGCTGACGTTTACCTGTTGATCATTTTCTCAACAAATCGATTACTGGTTTGGTCCATAAAAATGTTACCACTAATACTGATTGTTTCCCAAGCCCAAGGTGATGTCCTCGAACGTCTTCCTTTGTCCACGGCCTACAGAAATTTAGTGTACTGTCACAGAATATTTTCAGAATTTGGATTTATTGATTAATCCATGATTAATGTGATAGCTGATGACTAATCGTTGCAGCTCTAAACCACCAGCATTAAGGCAAAAACCCAAAACCCACTGCGAAACTCAGGGCCAGAAGAGAGCCAGACTCCGTTCTGAAGGGGGGCCTTGATAACTAAGCAGGTAAGAATGGTGATTATTATCCACGCTGATACTCTGCAAAGGAAAACTGGCTCTCAgatcataaaaataatatttttgccTGAAACTAAGTGAGAAAACGGGAGAAGGTTTACTGACAGCTTCAGCATCTTTTGGATCTGTGAAGTCCACTTTCAACCTGAGGGCTTCACTGCATGCCAAGCAACTTCCTGAAACACACGGGTGGTCTTAAACAGCCGGTGGACGGTCCAACCCATCTAGACCCTCTGGGCCCCCGTCTGTGGTACCACAGCTGGTCTCCCTACAGCCCAGATGAGCTCTTTTCATTGGCTGATAAATCCTTAAATCCTTTCTGGTTACTGATAAGAAAAGAATTCACACTTTTTAGCTGAGACACAACTAGACAGCCCAGCTGGTGGACAACACGGACGGAGACGTGTCCTCCAAACTAAACctttatcagtcagtcagaccaAACAGGAGGGGAGGGACTGCAGCTGTTCACTCGTCACAGTGTGTCCAATGGTGCTAACAAGACATCAGCCAATGAGATACTCGTACTGCTGCCACCAGGTATTCTACTTTAATCCTGAGTGGAAGCTCAACATCAGCAAAAGCAACAAGCTTGTGGTGgactcctgctgtgtgtctttcagtACGGGAGAGAAACAATAAACGCGTGTCGGCTTGAACTACGTTTGAAAGATTTTGGTTATTTTGTCACTCCGACAGGAATCCTGAATAGTTTAAATCTCTCACCATCTCAGGTTGTCCATGCTGGAGTTGTCCTTTCCGACGCGTTCATATACGGCCTCTTCAAAGGCTTCCTgggagacagaagaggacagTCCCATCTGCCTGCAGAGGAGGTCTTTCTGTGGAGGACACAACAGATCACAGTTCCTCTTTTTAGGTCCCCCCACACCTCAAAGACCACCACATCCAACCTCCTGTGCTGATGATATAACTTCCCTTAAAGCATTTCTTCCTGGATCCTCTCTAGCTCCCAGTCTGTCTCCTAGTCTGTCTCTTTGCTCCTCTTTATGTCCCTGTCCATCTCTTAGCTCCTGCAAACCCCTTAGACTGTCTCCTGAAGCTCCTCTTTTGCTCCTAGACTGGGTCTtatcttcacttcctgtcagctgaaACTCGGGACACTTTTTGAATGCTTTTAGGGCGACAACTGGGGGGAATGAAAATCgttaaagtgatgaacacatcCTGAACACGCAGCTCGGTGCTTCATCTCAGAAAGATAAAAGACGGTGAAGATTATCTGCTGTTAACTCTCATCAGTGTCAGGAAGCCTTGGCTCACTGCAGCCTTGATGTTGACAAGCAGCTATTGACAGTAAAAAGACTCTTCAGCAAACCCACTTCCACAGTCAGATGCTTCAAGTGGGAGAGCTGCAGAACAGCTCGTTTCATCAAAGCAGATGACAGAGCGGATAAAGAAGCAGGATTCACTGCTCAGAGGCTGCCTGTCGAGCATCCGTTTGGATGTTTTCATCAGCCCTGCTTCACTCTGAATGGACCCTCGGCGGAGGCTTTTACccaggaaacagaggaggaagtgtgGTGCAGGATGGGACAGGCCTCGCTGTTGATCAGACCCAGTTTGATGAAGCTGCTCATGGCCTTCGAGAAGCCCTGTGGGACAGAACACGTTGCAGTTATCACACGTGTAGCTGAAGGTGCTGggagaaaaacacttttgtttggACAGTTCAGGGACGGAACATCTCGTATTTAGCTTACTGTGGTCACAGTCTGAGCTGGTTGGCTGCACTGTTCACGTGGCATTTTGACTCTCAAATCTGAATTTACTTTTGAATACTTCAACTTAAGTCTTTGATAATGACACATCAATGAGCTGTGGAAAATTATAACTCTCTTGTGgaattacattttcagtttcaagttGACCTCATCATTTTGCTAAAGCTGCCCACAGAAGGAAACGTGAGACAAATCAAGACATTTTAGGACAACATCACGTTGTGAGAGCCTGTGATGGGAAGCTcgttgttttctgacattttataaacagaacaattaactgattaatcaagaaaataatttgctGATTGATCAATAATTAAAGTAATTCTTCAGCCAAATGAAGCTCATGTCTCTCACTGAGTTCTTCAAAAAGTTGCTGCAGAAAAGCAGACCTGAAGCAGCTTAACGATGCAAAGCTGAAACTTgcactgagcatgtgtgtgtgtgtgtgtgtgtgtgtgtgtggtaccttGAAGCGCAGTGTTCCtctgatcagtgtgtgtgctgtctggATGCCGTAAGACTCGGCGTACTTGGTGCTGTCGCGGTTTGGAAATCCCTCCAGGTTGAAACCAGGGAGGAAATCCATCGGCGCGGTGGAGTCCATTAGAGAGCCACCAGCCGGGATGCTCACcacctgaagacacacacacacacacacacacacacaggctgcagtcAAGACCACAGACGTCCgcagaaaaaaactgctgtTGATCAATGATTCCTTTCAGGCCTCCATACCTGGCTGTCCCTGAGGAAGATGGCGGGGCTGATGGTGTTGAGGAGGACGCCATATGGACTCCAGCTGAACTTGTATCGGAGAGGATTGTCTGAGCATTCAGGAGCAGGAAGTCCTCCGCAGAACGAGTTGTAGGACTCCACCTGGACGACATGGATATTCAACTTTCTGCTCAGTACTACTGGTACTCTTTTTCTACTCCACTGCAGTATTTTATAGTTCAGCAATAACACCAATCTGTGATGTGGTAGTTTTCAAAGAGTCGCCAGCTACAAAAGTCCATTTTGATCACAGAAGAGTTTAAGTGTTGTCAGTTTATCCTCTAAATCTGAATTTCTTCATCACAAATTTGTGGCTTGGATATCTCAGATAATTTTTCATGTGAATCTCAGAGAACATCTGAGTTTTTCACAAGCTGCAGGAGACCTCCAGTCTAAAAAGCCCCCACATCAGCTCATGTCTGACGGTGTGACGTCGTCTGTTCTGGACTCGATTCAGCAACGTGAACTTGTGCTCTGGCAGTCTGTTTAATGGATCAATACGACGGCTGGGAAGTCTGCATGTGTTCAAACAGtcattatctctctctcacacacacacacacacacacacacacacacaaagtgtgtgcTGACTCACAGTGCAGCCGTCAGCTTTGGCCTGGTCGATACACTCCATGGCCAGCATGTGGTCGATACCCGGGTCCAGTCCCATCTCATTCACGATGGTGATGCCTGCCTcctccacactgacacacacagagagacacacacacacacacacgctgatcGACATACAGTCTCAGACGAAACCAGctgactttgttttctgtgggaTGATTTCTGTCATCACCtgctctgcagctccttcaTGGCGGGACTCAGGTAGCTGGCTGTCACCAGGTTTACCTTCCTGTTGATGCAGTGCTTGGCGATGAGTGGATGAAACGTGTACGGCAGCATgctgaggagcagagggagcGTTTATTTTGACCCATAAAAACTGATCCCAGACCTGAATCTGACATGTCTGCACAACTCCATTTTCAACAGTACTACAAAAGCTTTCAACATCAGCATTTCAATTAGGGACCAAGTATCACTAAAGTGGTAGAGGTCCAAACAAGTGTCCATCAGGCTCCGCCTCCTTTTGGGGGCATGGCTAACAAACAGGACAGTATTATTTAACCAACCTGCCCTGAAATATTTCAAGTTTTCTTCAGGAGAAGCAAAAAGATGGAGAAACATGATTTCTTCCATCCAGTCAAACCACATGTTTATCACTTTGTATGTCTGCTCGTAACAAAATATTTGGCTCACCTGATGACCAAGTCGTGATCTTTGACCAGAGAGTCGAGATGTCCTTCCTGGCTGCGGACGTCCAGCATGATGGGGATGGTGTTGGGATATTTGGCTGCCAGCTCCTCTGCCTGTTTCAGCATTACTGACGCTGAGCACAAAGAGGACAAAccacaggaaacacactcaGCGGACGGTTCTGAGAGGTTCTTCATCCGGGATGTGGACCGACCGACCATTATCACAATCAGTTATGTCTTTAGGTCACAAAAAATGGACTCATGCCAGCATCCTGTGAGGCTGTAGTGTCCGTTAGCACGTTTACAGTCGCTAACTATCACGTGGAACAAGAACTCGTGACCATGTGACCAGACCTGACGGTGGAATGTGGTCACGTGACGATACGTGAGCCAGTTCTATTTGCAGATGAAGACTTTGGGACGATTCTATTCTTTTCAAACAGCATGCAGCTTTTATGAATGTAAGAGTAACTCACCCACAGTGATCTGAGTCCGCTCGTCTCGCGTCAGATACTCAATCACGGGTCCGGAGACGTACCCtgaacccagcagcaggacgcGCTTCATCCCAGTCTTCATCATAATCTGAGCCTTCTCCCTGCAGGACGCGggacacactgactgacttcaAGGCCTCAATgcatcacaaacacatcagagaCTTTCTGAGTTACTGCGTTTCCATCCAGCAGGCTGAGGCCTTCAAAACTCAGCTGCACAGACGACATGGACGTCCACTCACGAAACTCAAAAGATTCACAAATGTTCATCATGATTTTAACTGAACTACAGACTCAACTGTCTGAGGAGGTTTCATCAAAATTTAGTCCTTAAGGTGTGGATGGAAAGCAGTCTCATGAATGTTAGTCTCACCACTCAACTTTGACTCTTCACACATTTAGTCTGTCAACAGGAAGCAAACAACACGTGTTTATTCTCTGTGTTCAGTTTCAAGTTCCTCTTAGAATTGTTCTGAATACTcgacatgaagaaaaacattattgTACTCATGTGTTCATGTTCCTCCTTGAACTTCAGTTAAGAACACACATTAGCAAACAtcacagacaaaactgaagtgcACTGAAGCTGCACAACAACTCGTTAAAGCACAATTTAAAATCAGCCTTCTCTGGCATGTTTTCATACTGCAGTGCTTTAATTCATGTCATTCAGCTTGAAGACCCTCAGAAGGCAAGTAATGCCGATGACTTTCTTTACCTGATGGGTTTAAATGGCATTTACATGCATTTTGAGGAAGAAGCTAATGTCTGCCTGAGCAGATCTCCAATCAGTGAATGACGTGTGCTTTGTTTCCACACAATGTGTGCAAAGTCAAAGCGGCAGTGAAACTTCTCccatcaaatgaaatcaaacagcATTGGAGTGACTGATGAGGATCAGGGCTgaaccaggaggaggaggaggactgtggGGAATCCAACACGGGAAACGTTTTCaggatttctgttttgttaaacaTCTAACTACCAATAATTGTTCATATTAACTTAAAAGTCAACGACAAATACAAAGTTACATGTAAAATAATCACACTTGATTAATATGCTTGTTAATACATTAAGTGGATATTACTCATTTGACTATTTATAAATCAAAAAGTACCTTACAGTAATACTACAGCAGTACTcaatcatttaaatattaaaactacaAATCTGTCGATACCCTCGTTTGCTGAATTGtctattttctacattttctctCATTAACAAGCCAAACTTTAAGAAGAAATATGCGTGTAATGTTTTCTGAACGTTCACCCTCACAAAAATATTCTGTAAGCTGAACGAAGTGGTGATTCAAAGAAACATTACAGAAGAAGACGTTTACACTCTGAGCGTCGTCTGCAAATTTCACTTCATCCAGGACTCACGAAGCACCGAAGATCTCCTGCTGGACCACATTCGTGAGCCGCAGTCAGCTCCAAAGCCTCTGACTTCACTGAGAGGCCAAACAACTGGAGTCACACAAAAAGTCTGTGATTTTGCATGCTGGGTCATCACGTTAACACCATAACAAGCCGAGTGACCTGTGGCATTAATATCCCACCACCACCCGCCTCAACCCCCACCACAGTCAGACCCCGGGAGACCTCATTAGCTTTGCCTAATTGGATGCGACACCCCACACATGCACGAGTCGGCGAGGCGAGCGGCAGTCCGCCCGCCGCTGAGCATCGTCTtcttaattaaaacagaaagagagagacgtTCCCTCAGGAGGATTTCTCCCTGACTTAAACTCTCTTTAGGAGCCAAACTCAATCAAAGGATTAAGATCTGGTGGCCTGGCTTGTCTGGAAAAATGATACAATCAGCAAGAAGACTCATCAGGTCTTAGAGGTGGCCTAAATATGAGCGAGCAGGACTCGTCGGAGTGAAAAAACCCGGAGAGTCTCATCAAAGACGCTCCTGAAGAGCAAATCTGCACTGAGCTTGAATGTTAATCAGATGAAGAAACATTAATACCGTACCCGTAAGAGTTATGGAGGTAGAATAGATTTGAAAAGGTcattaaaatgcaacaaaagCAACGCTGAGCGAAGCGGCAGCtttaagtgaaaacactgacagaatcTAACCTGAGAAATTAATCAAAGCAGATCAAAAACATGAAGCTTGAGGAAAAGAAGGACGACGAAGAGGATTTCACAGATTGTAAGTAAACGataaacatgcagacaaacattttgttttgggtCTTATAGTCAGAGGAGAAGATCAGTTTCATCCCAGTGAGTCCAGCACAGGATGAGGTCCAGGTCGTGTTTAgcccagctcagctcagctcagctccagGGTTAGAGCTCGGGTTATTCGGCCCAAGCACAATCAgatgttaatgtgtgttaaCAGAATACTGAAATACATGCACTCAAATCACAGATATGCTCTTGAAATGACAGACAGTCTCCCTCCTCTACGCTAGGCTAAAAACATCCGTCCGGCTAAAAATGAAACTcgtcttcatcttctcctctgacttcacaccaaaacaagacaaagtgacGCAACAGGACAGGTGACGGCGGTGAAGTGAGAAGAAAAGATGTTTCTACCCGTCAGTATGTGACACGTTGGCTAGCAGCTCTGGCTTATCAGCACACTAGCCATGCAAGGTGTTAATGCAGAGGCAGGTTGGCACAGCGGATACCAGAGGGCAGCACTGCACAGGAACAACCACCAAGTGACTGCTGGTACAAGTCCAGTTCACAGCACTGCTGGCTTATGGACACTACAACACAAACTGGAGCTACAAGAGGATGAGTCAACAACAGGAGACTACAAAGCACAAAGATCAGCTTTTAATGAGCTGCTCTTAACTGTAACGGTGAAAGCCTACAGGTTAGGAGGCTGAGCCGTGttagaaaaccaaaaacattttagtcGTTACCTGTCTCGCAATCTTTACTCATTCATCCACAGATTGGTTGCATTAACTCAGAGATGGAGCAGGTGTGTGCCAAAgttatgtttttacatttttagtcaTAAATCAAATAGTCTGAGCTCCATAAACACAAATATGCCACAAATTCTacaaaaaccttttaaaacatacacaacaacaTGCTTAACATACTCACAGGTCCAGCATGAAGTCTTACCTTCTCTCTCTGAGCTTTTCAATGTATTCAAACTTCGGGGTGAGGACTCCGTTTGAGGTGATGACAGCCTTCAggaacaaacaaattaaaaagtgacGTCAAATCTTACAAAATTGTCCAATATATGATTGAAATAATATTTGTCTGAGAAATTAAGTCGGTGGGTGCTGAAAGCTGTAGAGATCTtctgtttattaaaaatacattaaaatttcAGTCAAACGCCGTACTGGTTTGGCCACTAGGTGTCGCACTTGAGTCAGCAGCTGCTCGCACTGAGGCCATGAATGAGAGTGCAGCAGCTTTACAACCCATCAGGACAGCTGTGACACTTCTGGAGTTTATTTCTTACAAGCTTCTAAAGTTTAACATCagaacaataaagaaaatcagaCTTCAGCCTGATGGGACCTgggaaaagtaaagaaatgaaGACTTTCTGACGCCTGAAATGCTTGAAATGCTTTTACTTTGGAGCAGATGCATGAAGCGTTGATTTGTAATAACAGAAAATTGTAGTTATTTTAACAGGACAACAGCAGCGAGAGTTACTAACTGTGCTTACAGTACGCAACTTTGGGCTTTTCAGTCGGATGTTCGTAATTAACTTTAAACACGTCCTTCATTTTAGATGGAAGGCGTTTTCCAAGCCATCATCAGTGGTTGTGTGCACTGAATTTATTCTGAATAACTCTATTCTTTCTTTGAATAGATGGAGCACATGATTCTTAGTTAGATTTAAGTCAGCATCGTTACAGGCTTGTTATTCTCTACTTGGCtatacagacagacaagatgTAATCAGATTACATCACAGCAATCATATATTCTGTCAGTGTAACCTGGAATCACTACTGAATAATGTTTTCCCAGCGGTCAGCATAACCCTAAAATACAACAATAACCACCAAAGCTAATATAAACAAATTCATGCTAACTAGCCGTATGCTGTTAGCTCCCTCGTGTACACCTGACAAATGACGGTTCAGTCAGGtcacattaaattaaactgGCTTAAACTTGCACACTGGaccagagaaacaggaagtctgGCCAAGCCTACTTTTAATATTTCTATTTCAATAATGAAGAGCAAATATTTACATGTCAAATATACAACCAGCAACCAAGTTTTCATGCATGCAGTTTTGTAGTCAAGCCACCAAAGTTTGAGTCTAAGTCAAGTCCACAACTGATCCGAGTCAAATCCACGTCAAGTTCAGTCCAAGTATAtcattttataattattatataatattgaacTTAACATAGATATCATCTTATGCTAAATTACTATGGGATAttacataaaatacaatacaaatctGAGTCCTGGACTCAAGTACTACAAGCCTGCACTCATGTGTTCAAAAAGATGATGAGTTAGTGAATCGTGGCTTGTTATCTCATTGAAATTACATTAGAAATAAAGGCTGTGAAAACATGCTTCTCTATGAAACACAGTGAAGCTTTTCTCTACGTCCAGTTCTACATCACTTACGTCTCTGACTTGCGGGCTGAAGTCCTCTTCATCCAGCGGTCTGGTGGCGTCTGAAGGCAGCTGAAGGTGAGATGGCATTAAATTTACAAAAGCTGGCACAAACCTGTTTGTTCGGTGGTTTATTGACACGGTTCACCCTGAACAACCTGCTGCAGCGCTCACACCCATAGCAAACTCAACCAGAGGGACGCGGAAAGAGCGAGGCGGAAACCCGACGACTGGCCTCACCTCACTCAGAACCCTAAACCGTCTTACCATCTCCCAGATGTAGGGGAAGAGTCGGTCTCCAAAGTACTCCGTGGCTTCGATGGGCAGCTGAGCAGGAAGGTTGTCAATGGAGCACATGAGGATCCCGTTTCCCTCCACGCTGCCAATTGGAGCGAGAAGTTATGACATGTGACATACAAGGCTGattagaaaaacacaacaaacgaATCATTTTAAACGATAGCAGTCAGAGCAGGATGAAGATCACAATAAGAAAGAATaataattctaataataattttttctgttttttaaagctgaattttacatttcatcagCACCATAGAAGAAGAGTTATGTTGTGTTCACACATAATATgatgaatgttaatgttaaagGTGAAGATCCAGTGTGGAGGATTTAagagcagaaattaaaaataatcgTGTCTTCATTACTgcataatcacctgaaactaatAATCGTGTTTTCATCACCTTAGAAGGATCGTTTTGTATCTACAGACATTGCAGGTCCTCTTCAGCAAAGTCCGCCATGTTTCTACTGTGTCTCAGAgaggacaaaccaaacagtggCTCTAGTGAGGGACTTTCAGCAGCCACCGTCGGGCAGATGAGGTGTgctcagttggttgcaatcggcaacctcaccactagatgtcactaaaccctacacactggaccttttcagtatttttcagcCTGGACAGTTCTTGAATTTGGTCCAGTACTGAGTGAGAGATTATTATCACAGTG
This is a stretch of genomic DNA from Scatophagus argus isolate fScaArg1 chromosome 7, fScaArg1.pri, whole genome shotgun sequence. It encodes these proteins:
- the aass gene encoding alpha-aminoadipic semialdehyde synthase, mitochondrial — encoded protein: MFRLLSHQGKRTQSCLAGQRRYEHHRAVMAIRREDINPWERRAPLAPRHVKELTNTGVKVLVQPSNRRAIHEKYYVRAGAVIQEDISEASLIIGVKRMPEDKVIPRKTYAFFSHTIKAQEANMGLLDDLLAKEVRLIDYEKMVDANGFRIVAFGQWAGVAGMINILHGLGLRFLALGHHTPFMHIGMAHNYRNVSQAIQAVRDCGYEISMGLVPKSIGPVTFCFTGTGNVSKGAQDILNELPVEYVEPHELKDVSETGDLTKVYATVLSRHHHLMRKSDGIYDPMEYENHPELYTSHFRTSVAPYTTCLINGIYWDPHTPRLLRRLDAQKLMRPPKHSPSSTEGSPVLPHKLLAICDISADTGGSIDFMNECTTIDKPFCMYDANQHIDHDSVEGNGILMCSIDNLPAQLPIEATEYFGDRLFPYIWEMLPSDATRPLDEEDFSPQVRDAVITSNGVLTPKFEYIEKLRERREKAQIMMKTGMKRVLLLGSGYVSGPVIEYLTRDERTQITVASVMLKQAEELAAKYPNTIPIMLDVRSQEGHLDSLVKDHDLVISMLPYTFHPLIAKHCINRKVNLVTASYLSPAMKELQSSVEEAGITIVNEMGLDPGIDHMLAMECIDQAKADGCTVESYNSFCGGLPAPECSDNPLRYKFSWSPYGVLLNTISPAIFLRDSQVVSIPAGGSLMDSTAPMDFLPGFNLEGFPNRDSTKYAESYGIQTAHTLIRGTLRFKGFSKAMSSFIKLGLINSEACPILHHTSSSVSWKDLLCRQMGLSSSVSQEAFEEAVYERVGKDNSSMDNLRWFGMLSDESVPHADSVLAALAKHLEAKLSFDKGERDMVIMRTDVGLRHPTGELETKHISLVVYGDSNGFSAMAKTVGYPAAIAARMVLNGEISTKGLVVPMTKNVYGPALARLKEEGLCFISKSTLQE